In Mus musculus strain C57BL/6J chromosome 9, GRCm38.p6 C57BL/6J, one genomic interval encodes:
- the Cmtm8 gene encoding CKLF-like MARVEL transmembrane domain-containing protein 8 isoform X1 yields the protein MFVAVFYWVLTVFFLIVYITLTYTRIPQVPWTTVGLCFNGSAFVLYFSAAIVDASSVSPEKEGHNFNSWAASSFFAFLVTICYAGNTYFSFIAWRSRTAQ from the exons AtgtttgtggctgtcttctactGGGTCCTCACCGTCTTCTTCCTCATTGTCTACATCACCCTGACTTACACCAGGATTCCCCAGGTGCCCTGGACCACAGTG GGCCTGTGCTTTAATGGCAGTGCCTTCGTCTTGTACTTCTCAGCTGCCATAGTGGACGCATCTTCTGTCTCCCCAGAGAAGGAAGGGCACAACTTCAACAGCTGGGCAGCCTCCTCG TTCTTTGCCTTCCTGGTCACCATCTGCTATGCTGGAAACACGTACTTCAGTTTCATAGCCTGGAGATCGAGGACGGCACAGTGA